Proteins from one candidate division KSB1 bacterium genomic window:
- a CDS encoding AMP-binding protein gives MPRIKPITTAEELAIFLRRRGGLGGVLSAAGRMSWAELINEAVHKAEDLQPQVKGELIGLSGEPSLETIRKIFTVWAAGAIPVLLNHRLPYEPALEQCRRSGCRFFYGPGEKSPELLSFQPKARSIAQDRSQWATILFTTGSTGEPKACVHTFRNHFYSALGANENMPLTAGDRWLLSLPLFHVGGLGVLFRTMLSGASVVIPPEPSLSASLDFTEP, from the coding sequence GTGCCCCGCATCAAGCCGATAACCACCGCCGAAGAGTTGGCGATCTTTTTGCGCCGACGCGGCGGATTAGGCGGAGTCTTGAGCGCCGCAGGCCGAATGAGCTGGGCCGAGTTGATCAATGAGGCCGTTCATAAGGCGGAAGATTTACAGCCGCAAGTCAAAGGCGAATTGATCGGCCTGTCCGGCGAACCTTCCCTCGAAACAATCCGAAAAATCTTTACCGTATGGGCGGCGGGAGCAATACCCGTTCTGCTGAACCATCGCCTGCCGTATGAGCCTGCGCTTGAGCAATGCCGCCGTAGCGGATGCCGGTTTTTTTATGGACCTGGCGAAAAAAGTCCGGAGCTTCTCTCCTTTCAACCCAAGGCACGCTCAATTGCGCAAGATCGATCGCAATGGGCGACGATCCTGTTTACCACAGGCAGCACGGGCGAACCCAAAGCCTGCGTTCACACTTTCCGCAATCATTTTTACAGTGCGCTGGGAGCCAATGAAAATATGCCTTTGACAGCAGGTGATCGATGGCTGCTTTCTCTGCCCCTTTTTCATGTCGGCGGACTTGGCGTGCTCTTTCGAACCATGCTTTCCGGTGCCTCGGTCGTTATTCCGCCGGAGCCATCCCTGTCGGCGTCACTCGATTTCACCGAGCC
- the menC gene encoding o-succinylbenzoate synthase, with product MIDLQLYEYVLPLKRPFRIGKTDMKCRRGFLICTFDGRFCGWGEASPLPGFSVDTSQDVLDQFHQFLSKGIANNENDWQRFLQIKEITAVSSPALRFGVESALIDLRASQQGLTPAILLGGNCEKIPNNGLAYGDSAGELVRQAARLAEEGYRVIKIKVGRLALADEIAAIKEIAAFNLQLRLDANRLLPLDQAVDFARAVADLPIEYIEEPVDDPRDLPEFSRFSPIAPALDESLLMPEGEHLAAAAWILKPGIHGGIKDLIACIARARERGILPVISSPLLSAVGLRTAAAVAAAFCPDTVMGLDTASLLDRDFLSRPIDTKGGVLKLPELENSFHVNESELTCPASSR from the coding sequence GTGATCGACCTGCAGCTTTATGAATATGTGCTTCCGCTGAAGCGGCCGTTTCGCATCGGCAAAACCGACATGAAGTGCAGGCGCGGCTTCCTTATCTGCACCTTCGACGGCCGCTTTTGCGGTTGGGGCGAGGCATCGCCGCTGCCGGGCTTTTCTGTCGATACATCCCAAGATGTCTTGGATCAGTTTCACCAATTTCTCTCCAAAGGAATCGCGAACAACGAAAACGATTGGCAGCGGTTTTTGCAGATAAAAGAAATCACGGCCGTCTCTTCGCCGGCACTACGCTTCGGCGTGGAGAGCGCGCTCATTGATCTCCGCGCGTCCCAACAAGGTTTGACGCCGGCAATCCTTTTGGGAGGAAATTGCGAGAAAATACCCAATAACGGCCTGGCCTACGGCGATTCCGCCGGCGAGCTCGTCCGGCAGGCGGCTCGACTCGCCGAGGAGGGATACAGAGTCATCAAAATCAAGGTGGGCCGACTGGCATTGGCCGACGAGATTGCGGCAATTAAAGAAATCGCCGCCTTTAACCTGCAGCTGCGTCTGGACGCCAATCGGCTGCTGCCGCTCGATCAGGCGGTCGATTTTGCCCGCGCCGTTGCCGATCTCCCGATCGAATACATCGAAGAACCGGTCGACGATCCGCGCGACCTGCCCGAGTTCAGCCGATTCTCTCCCATAGCGCCGGCTCTTGATGAGTCGCTGCTGATGCCGGAAGGCGAACATCTTGCCGCAGCGGCCTGGATTTTAAAGCCGGGAATTCACGGAGGCATCAAAGATTTGATCGCATGCATTGCTCGAGCAAGGGAGCGCGGCATCCTGCCGGTGATCAGCTCGCCGCTGCTCAGCGCCGTCGGCCTGCGTACGGCCGCTGCCGTTGCCGCTGCGTTTTGCCCCGACACTGTTATGGGTTTGGATACCGCTTCGCTGTTGGACCGCGACTTTCTCAGCCGGCCCATAGACACAAAGGGCGGCGTCCTTAAGCTCCCGGAGCTCGAAAACAGCTTTCATGTGAATGAATCGGAGCTGACGTGCCCCGCATCAAGCCGATAA
- a CDS encoding 1,4-dihydroxy-2-naphthoate polyprenyltransferase, with the protein MNLKPWLLAARPKTLPAAIAPVLIGTALAYRDGRAHPLAALLAGACALLLQIGANYANDYFDYRHGSDKAERLGPTRAVAAGWIKPEQMRNGFLVVFSAAAVCGAYLVVRGGVPAIIIGALSILCAVLYTGGPYPLGYHGLGELFVFIFFGFAAVAGTYYVQALTVTPNVLLAAVGPGLLSTAILTVNNLRDIDDDRASGKLTLPVRWGAAFGRGEYLCCVIVAVLVIPLLLVLTGQVKPTALLAVAAFAEAIPPLRILLREPPSRKYNEALAQTGRLLLIYSLLFSIGILV; encoded by the coding sequence ATGAACCTCAAGCCTTGGCTGCTTGCCGCCCGTCCTAAAACGCTGCCGGCGGCCATAGCTCCTGTGCTCATCGGCACCGCCTTGGCATACCGAGACGGCCGCGCTCACCCCTTGGCGGCACTTCTGGCAGGCGCATGCGCCCTGCTCCTGCAGATCGGCGCCAATTATGCCAATGACTATTTTGACTATCGTCACGGCAGCGACAAAGCGGAACGGCTTGGCCCAACGCGCGCCGTAGCCGCAGGCTGGATCAAGCCGGAGCAGATGCGCAACGGTTTCCTCGTCGTCTTTTCGGCGGCGGCTGTCTGCGGCGCTTATCTGGTCGTGCGCGGAGGCGTGCCGGCGATCATTATCGGCGCCCTCTCCATCCTTTGCGCAGTGCTCTACACCGGCGGGCCGTATCCACTCGGCTATCATGGACTGGGTGAATTGTTCGTCTTTATCTTTTTCGGCTTCGCGGCGGTCGCCGGCACTTACTACGTCCAAGCCCTGACCGTCACCCCAAACGTTCTCTTGGCCGCTGTCGGACCCGGCCTTCTTTCTACGGCGATCCTGACGGTCAATAACCTGCGCGATATCGATGACGACCGCGCCTCCGGCAAACTGACGCTGCCGGTGCGTTGGGGTGCAGCATTCGGCCGCGGCGAATACCTCTGCTGCGTCATAGTCGCCGTCCTGGTCATTCCGCTACTGCTCGTGCTTACCGGGCAAGTCAAGCCGACTGCGCTTCTGGCCGTCGCTGCTTTTGCAGAAGCGATTCCCCCACTGCGCATCCTTTTGCGCGAGCCGCCCAGTCGAAAGTATAATGAAGCGCTCGCCCAGACCGGTCGGCTTTTGTTGATCTACAGCCTGCTTTTTTCCATTGGAATTTTGGTGTGA
- the menB gene encoding 1,4-dihydroxy-2-naphthoyl-CoA synthase → MSKFPWQSAGTFVDILYEKYDGIAKITINRPEVRNAFRPLTVTEMAAALRDAEEDPDIGVVILTGQGEKAFCSGGDQKVRGHAGYRDAEGTDRLNVLEFQRQMRRCPKPIIAMVAGYAVGGGHVLHLLCDLTIAADNAIFGQTGPRVGSFDGGYGASYLARVVGQKKAREIWFLCRQYSAQEALAMGLVNTVVPLEQLEEETVKWCREILANSPTAIRCLKAALNADCDGQAGLQELAGCATMLFYMTDEAKEGRDAFIEKRKPDFSRFRRPKSTKNGEQQ, encoded by the coding sequence ATGAGCAAATTTCCATGGCAAAGCGCCGGAACATTCGTGGACATTCTTTACGAAAAATATGACGGCATCGCCAAGATCACCATCAATCGACCCGAGGTACGTAACGCCTTTCGACCGCTGACGGTAACTGAAATGGCGGCGGCCTTGCGGGATGCCGAAGAAGATCCGGATATCGGCGTCGTCATTCTCACCGGCCAAGGAGAGAAGGCCTTCTGCTCAGGCGGGGACCAAAAGGTGCGAGGCCACGCCGGTTATCGCGATGCCGAAGGAACCGATCGGCTCAACGTGCTCGAGTTTCAGCGGCAAATGCGCCGGTGCCCCAAGCCGATCATCGCCATGGTTGCCGGCTATGCCGTCGGCGGCGGCCATGTGCTGCACCTGCTGTGCGATTTGACCATTGCTGCCGATAATGCGATTTTCGGCCAGACCGGACCGCGCGTCGGCTCCTTCGACGGCGGCTACGGCGCCTCCTACCTGGCACGGGTCGTGGGGCAGAAAAAGGCGCGCGAGATTTGGTTCCTCTGCCGGCAGTATTCCGCCCAGGAAGCATTGGCTATGGGACTTGTGAACACGGTCGTGCCTTTGGAGCAATTGGAGGAAGAAACGGTGAAATGGTGCCGGGAGATTCTCGCCAACTCACCGACCGCGATCCGCTGTCTCAAAGCTGCGCTCAACGCCGACTGCGACGGCCAGGCCGGACTGCAGGAGCTGGCCGGCTGCGCCACCATGCTTTTTTACATGACCGATGAGGCCAAAGAAGGACGGGACGCCTTTATCGAAAAGCGCAAACCTGACTTTAGCCGCTTTCGTCGTCCAAAGAGCACCAAGAACGGAGAACAGCAATGA
- the menH gene encoding 2-succinyl-6-hydroxy-2,4-cyclohexadiene-1-carboxylate synthase yields MSVLPFDKFGNEAGCRLLFLHGFLGARQDWLRVAQALSDRVCCVTVDLPGHGEANHLKADFKETIEAVIALLNALDVRKIGLVGYSMGGRIALYAALHFPHRFHFVILVSASPGIEESERADRRRREELWAERFRHQPLAEALDQWYAQPLFADIRSSPYYAETIARRLKNRPEAVAAALLSLGQASQPPMRHKLPELVVPLHLIVGEKDEKYRREAEWMRSVLPSATLHVVKECGHAVHLENPTALADVIAEILQQSSLLDKRWE; encoded by the coding sequence ATGAGCGTTCTTCCCTTTGACAAGTTCGGCAATGAAGCAGGCTGCCGGCTCCTGTTTCTGCACGGCTTTTTGGGCGCGCGTCAAGACTGGCTCCGCGTTGCGCAAGCCCTCTCCGATCGAGTCTGCTGTGTCACCGTCGATCTGCCGGGGCACGGCGAGGCAAATCATCTCAAGGCGGACTTTAAGGAAACCATAGAGGCCGTTATTGCCTTGCTGAATGCCCTCGATGTTCGTAAAATCGGGCTCGTCGGGTATTCGATGGGCGGCCGCATTGCACTTTATGCCGCGCTGCACTTTCCGCATCGGTTTCATTTTGTCATACTCGTTTCAGCGTCGCCGGGCATCGAGGAATCGGAAAGAGCCGATCGACGTCGGCGGGAAGAGCTGTGGGCTGAGCGGTTTCGTCATCAGCCATTGGCGGAAGCGTTGGATCAATGGTACGCGCAGCCGCTGTTTGCCGATATTCGCAGCTCGCCTTATTACGCCGAGACCATTGCCCGCCGCTTAAAGAACCGACCTGAAGCCGTAGCCGCGGCTTTACTTTCGCTTGGACAAGCGTCGCAGCCGCCGATGCGGCACAAGCTGCCGGAACTGGTCGTTCCGCTGCATCTGATCGTGGGTGAAAAGGATGAGAAATATCGACGCGAAGCCGAATGGATGAGGAGCGTTCTTCCGTCGGCGACGCTGCATGTAGTAAAGGAATGCGGCCATGCGGTCCATTTGGAGAACCCGACTGCTTTGGCCGATGTTATTGCCGAGATTTTGCAACAATCGTCGCTTTTGGACAAACGTTGGGAGTAA